From a single Lates calcarifer isolate ASB-BC8 unplaced genomic scaffold, TLL_Latcal_v3 _unitig_4813_quiver_1396, whole genome shotgun sequence genomic region:
- the LOC108902347 gene encoding toll-like receptor 2 type-2, translating into MGQLSSLHHFLFLLFLFSLCWGQRTNQDTGRPSCNRCDRRLSCDCSRGGFTRVPMVTDRALTLDLSFNNITEVTDVDLTGHEQLRALSLHGNRLVVIDPSAFNSLWSLEELDLSDNQLTALDPRWFSKLGALQQLNLLNNPYSCIGSAPVFDGLVRLRRLAFGGPALREIQRGALSGVSQLEELTVHANNLTRYESGALAYVWPLGRVTLSLHGPFLTDRALASSVLADVSYPETPMVLEDLYLIGNESVKPFYETAKRRVRYITFRNLFISDETIVRLLVVVNGVPVISFIVDNVTLTGEGRWERANWTDHRAVDEFVVRNVVVLDVFKFVSFLQLQFLLQYPRKVSVINSKAFVLPCPTSSLLMNLQYFDLSDNLLTDMTLTETLCNGNGTLKDLRVLNVSGNALKSLSTVSRLVTKLRKLTHLDISRTDYSFMPQSCPWPSTLRHLNISGAKLTTVTPCLPTTLEVLDLSNNDLKDFTVALPSLRELHLSGNKFLRLPPGNLFLNLQALTIQSNTLNMFDRSDLQSYKRLSNLQAGQNKFVCSCDFVAFLQSTIKGDGDVQLTDGEESYVCDSPLYLQGEQVGQVHLSVVVCHRVLFVSVSCGVALFVGVLLCILLWRLHAFWYIKMTWAWLKAKHSSRRRQRLRDDPSSDALLTFDAFVSYSERDATW; encoded by the exons ATGGGACAGCTGTCCAGCCTCcaccacttcctcttcctcctcttcctcttctccctgtgCTGGGGTCAGAGGACAAACCAGGATACTGGGAGGCCGTCCTGCAATCGCTGTGACCGCCGGCTGTCCTGCGACTGCTCCCGTGGCGGATTCACCCGCGTTCCCATGGTAACGGACCGCGCACTCACTCTGGATCTCTCCTTCAACAACATCACCGAGGTTACGGACGTTGACCTGACGGGCCACGAGCAGCTGAGGGCTCTGAGTCTCCATG GTAACAGACTGGTTGTGATCGATCCGTCAGCGTTCAACTCTCTGTGGAGTTTGGAGGAACTGGACCTCTCTGACAATCAGCTCACTGCTCTCGACCCCAGGTGGTTCAGCAAGTTAGGAGCTCTGCAACAGCTCAACCTGCTCAACAACCCGTACAG cTGCATAGGTTCTGCTCCGGTGTTTGACGGGCTGGTCAGACTGAGGAGGCTGGCGTTCGGAGGTCCTGCTCTGAGGGAGATACAGAGAGGAGCTCTGTCAGGAGTCTCTCAGCTGGAGGAGCTCACTGTGCACGCCAACAACCTGACCAG GTACGAGTCCGGTGCTCTGGCGTACGTTTGGCCGCTGGGTCGTGTCACTTTGAGCCTCCATGGACCGTTTTTAACAGACAGAGCCTTAGCCTCATCTGTGCTCGCCGACGTGTCGTACCCTGAGACACCTATGGTCCTGGAGGACCTCTATCTGATTGGGAATGAGTCTGTCAAGCCCTTCTATGAAACAGCCAAAAGGAGGGTCAG GTACATAACTTTCCGTAACCTTTTCATCTCTGATGAGACCATTGTTCGCCTCCTAGTGGTTGTTAACGGAGTGCCAGTCATATCCTTTATCGTTGACAATGTCACGCTGACAGGCGAGGGCAG GTGGGAGAGAGCCAACTGGACAGATCACAGAGCTGTTGATGAGTTTGTCGTACGAAACGTCGTGGTGCTGGACGTCTTTAAGTTTGTCTCATTTCTACAGCTGCAGTTTCTGCTGCAGTACCCCAGGAAGGTGTCTGTAATAAACTCCAAG GCGTTTGTGTTGCCCTGCCCCACGTCCAGCCTTTTAATGAACCTGCAGTACTTCGATCTGTCTGACAACCTGCTGACCGACATGACTCTGACTGAGACCCTGTGTAACGGAAACGGCACGCTGAAGGACCTCCGAGTTTTAAACGTCAGCGGAAATGCTCTGAAG TCTTTGTCGACGGTGAGCCGACTGGTAACGAAGCTCCGCAAACTGACCCACCTGGACATCAGCAGGACCGACTACAGCTTCATGCCCCAGAGCTGCCCCTGGCCCTCCACCCTGCGACACCTCAACATCTCCGGAGCTAAACTTACCACCGTCACCCCCTGTCTACCCACAACTCTGGAG GTATTGGATCTGAGCAACAACGATCTCAAAGACTTCACCGTGGCCCTGCCATCCCTGAGAGAGCTCCACCTCTCTGGGAATAAGTTTCTAAGGCTGCCCCCTGGAAATCTGTTCCTCAACCTGCAAGCACTGACCATACAG TCAAACACCCTAAACATGTTCGACCGTTCAGATCTCCAGTCATACAAACGACTCTCGAACCTCCAGGCAGGTCAGAACAAGTTTGTCTGCTCCTGTGACTTTGTCGCCTTCCTCCAGTCGACCATTAAAGGAGACGGAGATGTGCAGTTAACAGACGGAGAGGAGAGCTATGTCTGCGACTCTCCTCTCTACCTGCAGGGGGAACAAGTGGGTCAAGTCCACCTGTCTGTTGTCGTGTGCCACCGGGTTTTGTTCGTGTCCGTGAGCTGTGGGGTGGCGCTGTTCGTTGGGGTTCTGCTGTGCATCCTGCTGTGGCGCCTCCATGCCTTCTGGTACATCAAGATGACTTGGGCGTGGTTGAAGGCCAAGCATAGCTCCCGGCGCCGGCAGCGACTCAGAGATGATCCCAGTTCAGACGCACTGCTAACCTTTGATGCCTTCGTTTCCTACAGTGAAAGAGACGCAACCTGGTAG
- the LOC127138942 gene encoding LOW QUALITY PROTEIN: toll-like receptor 2 (The sequence of the model RefSeq protein was modified relative to this genomic sequence to represent the inferred CDS: inserted 1 base in 1 codon) codes for MNPRPLQPLTLCLHKRDFLPGQWIVDNIMSAMERSRRTVFILSENFVQSDWCRYELDFSHFWLFDGDAGGDPAILILLEPLSKDDIPKRFCKLRKLMSSTTYLEWPKXEERREEFWRSLRNSLRGGEEDD; via the exons ATGAATCCCAGACCCCTCCAGCCACTGACCCTATGTCTTCACAAGCGGGACTTCCTTCCCGGACAGTGGATCGTGGACAACATCATGAGCGCCATGGAGCGCAGCCGGCGGACCGTCTTCATCCTCTCAGAGAACTTTGTCCAGTCTGACTGGTGTCGCTACGAGCTGGACTTCTCTCATTTCTGGCTTTTCGACGGGGACGCCGGCGGCGACCCGGCCATCCTGATCTTGCTGGAGCCGCTGTCCAAGGACGACATCCCCAAGCGCTTCTGCAAACTGCGCAAACTCATGAGCTCCACCACGTACCTGGAGTGGccca aggaggagagaagggaggagttCTGGAGGAGTCTCCGCAACtctctgagaggaggagaggaggatgactga